From Myripristis murdjan chromosome 13, fMyrMur1.1, whole genome shotgun sequence:
AAAACTGTTTTGTGTGAGGTTGTGTGGGAGCCAATAGAGCAATGACTGACAGTTTTGCCTCTGGTGCTTACTCAGTGGTAAGTTTAGTCAAATATTATCACGCCATTTCCATGTAGCGAAGAAGTTTATGTGGCATTTCATGTCCGGGTGAACTACACTGTAGTTAGTTAGCAGGGTTAGCTTGTAGCTAGTGGTAAGCTAACAGTGTTATAATTGTGCATGGTTAACCTAACGGTAACTCAGCCAGTTTCAGTGTTAGCTCACGTTACAGCACCAGTAAAGCTGACGGGCTCTTACTGCTTGATAGTAAGCGGTCACGCCAAGCTAGAAACACCCTACGTGGAAGGTGTTTTCTTGCACAACTGAAGCAAATCTTTTCCTCCTTGACAGCAGCTGACACCAAAGGGAGCAGCAGTCAGCCCCATGTCCAGGAGTTATCTCTAGGTGTGAGGAACTTgggacacaatgtctctcatgCTGATCTCCTTCCTTATAAGCCTTCTGCTTGGAGTAATTGTAGTAACTGTCCTCATTTTCAGGTAAGGTGTTTAGTGATTTATAAAGTTGTAGGCACAGCCTGTCCAGGACTTTCCGTCCTACTTCTCATAGCAAGAAAGCAAGCTGTGTATGTTATGCAATATTGGTAACTGTGAGGATTTTAATTTTCTGAGATAAAACCAGCACTGCATTCAGTGGGACGTAGCAAAGATATCCTCTGCCCTTGTTTTCATTGTTGTAGGAATAACAGGATGTAGTGCAGACGTATTCACACAGTATTGTTTTGTCTGTTCCTCATAGGTGGCTCGTATGTACTCTAACTGtgaaaatattccaaaatgcCTTGAATGCCGAGCTGAAAATCAGATCAGTAGGATTGTTTTCAGTTCGAGGAATTAGTATCCAGTTTCATCCCCAGCATACTGTGGTAAGTCACACCTCATATTTTGCTTACACAACATTTATGCACCAAGCTTATGCACATGTCCAAGGTACATGTTTGGGCTAGTAATGGCTAAACATGTAGTGACCACTGTCAGCAGTTGTGTCTTATATTGTGGGCACTTTTATTTCACTTGTGGTCTCTCTGAACTGTACCAATAATTCTTTTGTGCCACAGGAAATCGACAGAATATGGATATCAAGTAAACTTTTAAATCAGGACTTGCCGTAAGTTTTCAAATTCATTCTCAGCTGGTTGTTTCAGATTATCCACCAAGACAAAATCCTTGTACGACAAATGATACTTGACAttgctttgtgtgtatgcattagCTGATAGTTCCTGCAGTGAGCTGTGTTAACTGAGTGTTTGTTTACCAGGAGGTACCTGGCATTGTGTGTAGGTGAAACCAGAGTTAGGTTTGACTTGCAAGAACCACTGAGACCTCTGGTAAAGAAGAGCCATGGAAAAAGTTCAGGGAAGATGTCAATCAGCCCCACAACACTACGGTTTCTCTCACAGGTATGAAGCCTCACACAGAGGTTTATGATCCTAATTAAACCGATCATTTTGGGCAGCATCTCACTTCTTATCTTGTTTCCTCAGCTGCTTTCATTCCACATCAGCTCAATCAATGTGATGGTGCTTAACCTAACTCTGACAGAGTCCCTATGGCATATGACTATCACTGGCATCAACTTGTTACTCAACCACCAGGGTAAAAGGTACCTATGCAACCCACAACACTGTCTTTCTATCTGCAACCattaatcaaattatttttgttaGTATGATCGCTAGTGCCTCTTCCTCACCCATTTTTCaagttattttttaatcattcattACAGGTTGGCTTGGGACTTCTCAGTTGGGCAACTAAGCAGTAAAGTGCTTAAAAGCAGTCGATTGGTGAGTTAGATCAGAGTGTGAAATTATTTTCACTTGTGATCCAATGTTTCTGCCTAACACGTTCTTCTGTGTAGGACTTGTGTCTGGCTGAAGTCTCCCTGAGCCTGTTACTGTCTGGGGATGTGAGCTTACCAGAGATGAAGCCAGGCTGTCTGTCCCTGTATACGAGGACACTTATAGCAGAGCTGCATGAGGGTCTGTTCCTCAGCCAACTGCTGCCGCCTCCGTCTCCCCCAAAGAGCATTCACAGTGCATCTGGTGAGCAAATGGAAGGAACAGCTTAAAAACCACTACTCACAAAACCGTTAGACCCACCAGCAGCGGGCATGAATAAATCACTTTGAGTTTATCTCAAAGTATGATCAAGCACCATCAATTATTTATCAGTTTCAGTCTCTTACCTGTTCACTTTGATGCTGCATtccattttgcttttatttgtgaGGAACTAATTAATTTATCTCTGAAGTGTCTGTATTGTTTCCTCAATTTCTTGGCTGTATTATAGCGTTTGCCATCACGCCCAACATTCTGTGCCAGAATGTTGGGCAAGCATCCATTACTAACCCAGTTCAGTCATTAAAAGAATGATGGACTAACACATTTGCAAATGGTGATTTGATGATAGAGGACATCAGACTATGCCAGTATAAATCTACAAGACCACTGGACAAACAGTATCATTCACTAGCCACCCAAGTAACCAGTTCATCACCTACAGCCAGTTTGGCCACTAGCTGGACTCTTGAGGTCAGTGCCTGTCCTCTCACAGTCGACTCATCCTCCCAGTTAAATACAGCCAGTAAACAAACTAGTAGTTATGGGCATATTGCATGATAACCTGAGGACAATAGCAGGgctgtttcattaaaaaaaaactgtaagtgaAGTAGAAGCATTAAATAGTTATAGTATATTTAAAGTGAGGCGACATGGTCCTTTTAAAACTCATTCTGATATATTTGGGACATAGAAGGATACAATGAGGACAAGGTTTAGAGGCGTGTTTGTCCAGGTGCTGAATATGTCTTTGGGCTCAATGACAGACAGAAACTTAAATCTTCTCAGTGTACCAAATACAAGTATATTGAAGGTTTACAATGATCCTAAACAGCTAAATGTTCGGTCAAgtggtaattaaaaaaacaaaaacaaaaaatttttttttttttttttttttgtagttatttgttttcatattgttcCTTTCACTGGCATAGGTCTGCAGGTCTTTTGAGTCTTGACTCATCAGTTGAGAAATTAATATTACTACTAGAATTATAGGCAATATTCTGTTACCGGaatatttttttgaaagagGAATTGGTGAGTACATGTGAGTACACATGGAGAACCAAAAAGGGGAAACCAAAAGGGAAAATATGGAAATGACTCAGTAGCCTCTTGCGCGTTTATATGCTCACAGTCAGAGCATCAGGATGTATCAGTCATCAGTAAACCAAGCCATCAAGAGAAATTTTTAGTATTGCTAGTAATAGAGCTCCTCCCACAATTACATAGATGTCATACCCTTGGTTGCAGttcaaaacctgttttttttcccgtaCTCCCCTTCATCTACACACATGAGGTTATACATATCTGATTAGTGAAATATAATTGCTACACAAATGCATATATTGCCAAATTTCCTGGATTATCATTTGCTCATGTCAGCAAACAAATTTTTGATTAGTAAATTAAATCTGAATATCATAGTTTCAAGAGTCCTGAGTCAAGAGAGATGTAATTTTTGTCCCCTGTGTTGTTAATTCCCCCCCAGTACTCCTGAATTGAATTTAGAGCATACCGTAGTAGCATCAATGAAGAGTACTAAAATATATTAATGAAAGTATACTGTATATGATACTTTGCTTTCAGAATGTGAAACCAGTCATTTCATCCAAACTGAGGCAGTGGAACAGTTTCATCAGTTGATTCCTCAGAAGGTCAATGTGGAATTTGAGAATACAAATGTAACTCTGTCCATGCACAGCCAGAAAAGGTGAGTTAACGTTTCACATACTGCATGTATTCCACATCGATCTTATTTTGCACGAGATGATACCTCATTGAAGGACAGAATGAATCCCCAGagatttttatgactttttttctccaaaccgTGCAGACACTTGAACTGGACTCTGAAGTCTCTTAAGGTCAGCTATGGGCGTGAGAGTGAGCAGCTTCCTCTCAAGAGCTTCACTCCTGAGCTGAGCTTCCCCCAGAGCCACCTGGAGCTCCTTCTTGAAGGTGAGTGGACCAGCAAACAGTTGTGTACAACACAGTGGGAGAGGGATGCACAGCGGAGGAAGAATCACCAAATAATTGTCTCCTTTTGTTATTGACAGACGGACTTCTCCTCTCACAAAGTCGGCAAAGAATCCTTTGCCTGAACACTCTCAAGACTGCCCTGCAGGTAAGGCAGACTGGTGACTAAAAAGAGATGGCTGGTCACGTTTCATCATAAAAGCCTCTTAAATCTATGACTCATCTTTAACatcttttgatttgatttcttttgtcaCTGTCGTACCTCTAGGTTACATCAATAGATATTTCAGGGTCTTTTATAGTCAACACTTGCATCATCCACTACCGTCATCAGGAGTTCTCCCATTGGTTGGACCTATTTCCATGGGAACAGCTAATTCACAGGAAAGCAGCACACAGGAAAAGGCAAGTCACAGTAGAGAAAGTGAATCAAAAGTGTCTTAACCTATAGATTGCTGCAGGTAGCATCTTAAGCACTAATATTCAGTGTATTCATCAGTGATTTCGTTCTCTAAAACTTTAGCTTAAATTAAATACATAGAAAAGTGCAGCAGAAtactatttttttgtgtgactgGGTTGTCATTTGGGTTGTAGTTTCTCTGTTTGACAGATCATTAACCACTTCAAATTCTATCAGGAATTTGTTATAAAATGTTTCCACCacattgtttttaatatattaatcccttttaatattttctcctcctcatccatatgtttttttgtttgtgcatccCTCATCCCGTCTTACTTgatgatgttgtgttgtgtagtCCATTAGAGTATTTGCACACCTTCCTGTTCCTTAGGCGCTTCCCCCACCTGGACGCTCCTGTAATGATCAGCTCGTCTGTGTCCAACGTCAGTGTGTCCGTCCAGCTGGGAGACACAACACCTTTTGCTCTGGGCTTCATCTCTGCCCGTACAGGTATTGTAGGTCACtcacataaaacacatgcacacacacagagaaaatcagGTGAAAGTCATGTGCTGTTAATGTTACCGTGtgaaatgaagacatttttgtAGCAGGCTGTAACAACAAATGTTTGTGGTAATAAGGACTCTAAAATGCATGTGTGACATCTAGTGCTTTTTGATTTCAGTATTTTTGACATAGTTTGAAAGAATTTGTTCAATTTATCATTTCAGTCAGTATGGTCTTGGCAACTATTGGTTCAGCCCTTTCCAAACATGGCAACCTAGATTAGATAAGGTCTTTTCTTAGATGTAAAGTGCCTTTTACATGTTACACATTAACTAATACTACTTTTATCCTCCTTTGGCTTTTAATGCAAAAACCAGTCAAACCactgcacagcaacacatttcaactttatttcCCAAAGTCACTGTGTCTTCTCCATGTCTCCAGAACTGCAGCATCTTCTTGACATTAAACATGGCGAAGAGAGCCTGACATCCCAGAATGTGCACCAGCGTGCCTGCCTGTCCCTGGACCACTTCTGGTGGAGGGTGGGTCAAGGGTCTCACATCCAACAAGCTCCCCACCCACCTGGCAAACATGTGTGGGGAGAGGCGCTAATCCTAGACTCCCTCAGTCTTCAGGTATTATGAGCACAAATGATGATGTCGCCTTCTGAAATTCATTTTATAGTATCAGTGTATATACATTGATTTTTATCActcctctgttttatttatttatttatttttaatacaaaGGCATCAAACGTAAGGGTCAGATGTGTAGCTATACACACGTGCACTTATATGTCTGCATAGCTCTACTGTTATAAGAGCCAAATGTACTTTTGGCcccaaattttcatttcatgacaTTCTTGAAATCCTTGTTTTCCCCAACTACAAATTAGACAAATAGACAAAAGTTTAAGTTATAAGTTTTAATTCAAGTTTTAAGTACTACTGAATGTTCAGGTGAGGATAAGAAAATGTCACCATAATCAAAGTGATGATAGGattttttaatctcatctcTACAGGGGAGTTTCAACCGGTCCCATGTGGACTCCAGTGGCCAGTCTCCAAGCCTGAATCTGGAGTCGAGCCTGAAAGGGCTTCAGGTGGAGCTGTCGGAGACCTGTGCGCTGTGTCTGTCTCGCCTGGTGTCCCTCATTAGTTGGCCTCGCAACAGGAGTGCACAGCTGTCAGACGCtgcctctgtgtctccctctagTGGCGATGTCGTCCAGCCCGCCCCCACCCCACACCTACCGCTGCTTTTCAAACTGGAGTGTTGTCTGGAGGATGTCAATGTCTTTTCACTCTCTAATCTGGCAGGTAAGTGAACATTGAATATTGAATGGTGGAAATTGTTGTAAGTAAGACATATAAGAATGGTAACAATTATGCCTTTTAACATCAGTTCAACATCAACTTCATGAAGTAAATCTGCAAGGTGTGTGCCAGGACAGTTAAACAGGCAGCACAGAATAGATGTGACCGATAGCTGCTTGGAGGACAGTAACCACAAACAAGGGCCACTGTGTTTGTCAGAGGAAGGGAAACTACGAGAAATATTGTCTGAAGCAGACCATGAAAGCCCCAAGCGGAAGTAGTTAATAGGCCTAACCCACTATGAATGCCCTTTTCTATGTGCATTGTGTTATACAGCCTTTAGCTTCATAGTAAGCCAAACCTCAGCTTCCTCATTCCTCTTAGTGTTTTTAAAAGGAATGTTGTAGATGCTTTTACAACTTGCTGCCTGtgtttctctgtaattttaacTTTATCTTGGGTTTGTATTGTCTCTGAATGccctgtattttgtgtttttgcctcacaCTGTGAAGCACTGCATATGAAATCCTCTTCCTTTTGAGCCCCTCATTAATtaacatcttttattttttcctgttccCCGTAGGTGCTGTGTCCTTGCGGATGGACACTGTCAGGGTGTTAAGTTCTCCCGAAAGCTCCACGGTGTCTCTGCAGGGTGTTAGCCTGTCTGTGGTCAAGGAACTCACAGAGAATATGGAACCATGTTGCCCTGCCTCCCAAACTCCCAACCCTGTGCTCAAACTCACCAGTCTAGCCTTCTGTCACCACATCACCAGCCAGACCTTAGAGGTAGGCAGGTCTTCATCCACTTCCTCCTAGGGTTGGGCGATACATTGAAATTCCATCATTATCGTGACACGTCACTAGATTTTGTCTGGAGTTCTGGTTATATTGCAACATGATGAAGTGTTGCCttggatgcagttttctgaacttctattttcctctgcctgtttggtcatcatatctacattactAATTACACAAGagatcaaaaatctcttgtacATATATTAACATAACATCAAGATATTCGGTCAAAGATATTATAATATTTGATAGTGATTGTATTACCCAACCATAGTTCATCCCCCTGGAATGACACAGCTGTGCCaactattgtatttgtatttctgtgttttgatgCTCATATTTCTTGCTTGTCATGCCTTAATTAGGTTCAGTGTGAAGAGGAGCTCACTGTGGACTGGACGCCAGCAGACCACATGTTCTTGTATCAGCACATGACCGAAGCCCAAGCTTGCTGGGCTGTGCTTTGTGGAGAGCAAGAAAAGGACAGTCCCGTCACACCTGGAGACAGTGAAACTGATTCAGGGCATGGCAGAACACTGTCTCTGCGTGTTGAGTTTGGCTGCACTCACTTGACTGCCCATGTTAGTGAACACAACTATATTCTCCTGCTTACAGAGGCCTTCTCACTCTCCACACACGCCGGTTCTGTGCACTTGCAGTCCCCTTCCCTGGTCCTCAACTTCGATGGCAACAACATCTTCTCCTTCAAAGAACTAGATGTCAAGACACACCCAGAGCTGACTGAAATGCAGCTGCACAGAGACACCTTCCCCTTCCTCACCACCCCTCACAACCGTGTCTGGGTCCTCACCTGTCCTACCCTGGCGGTAGAGTTCCCCTACCAGTACAATTTTTCAAACACCTTTGACATGGCCATTAGCGTGCAGAAGTGGCTGAAGACTCTGCATCGCTCCCCAGCTCAGTCCACCGCCGCCCAACGTCTACCCCCTGACCTTGTCTTTAAAATCAGCCAGTTCTCGTTTGTCTTCCTGGATGACATCTTTGAGATAAAGCTGCGTGACAACTATGAGCTGATGAAGGATGAGAGCAAGGAAAGTGCCACGCGTCTGCAGCTTCTGAATAAGAAGGTGGCAGATTTGCGCAAGCAGCATGGAGAACTTCTGCCTGCCAGGAAAATAGAAGAGCTGTACAGCTCACTGGAGAAGAAGCACATTGAGATTTACATCCAGCGCTCACGCCGCCTCTATGCCAATACACCCATGAGGAAGTCTCTGCTGACCTGGACTGTGTCAGACTTGGAACTGGTGGCCTTGGCTGACCAGTCTCTTCATGGGCCAGAGAGGGTGAGAGATCAGCTGAGGGACATTGATGGAATCAGTCCCTTCCCCAGAGATGGACTCCCTCTGGTGGTCCAGTGGTGCCGTGCTGTCAAGTTCAAGCTCACTGCCTTCTTGGGTTAGTCACACACAAAACTACAGCATGTGTTGCAAAACAGTAAGTGGTCAGTGCTGATAGAGGGTAAATGAAGCTAAATTGGAAGTTAAATGTAGTTAAGGCCTTGATTTGTTTGGTTAGACTGCTGCTCTTTTGTTCACACAAAAATAATTGACCCCTTTCTTCTCTGTCCTTTGTGCCAGTGAGGATTCGTGACTACCCCCGCTACCTGTTTGAAATCCGGGACTGGGAGCTGTCAGGACGCCTGATTGGGACTGAGCAGGATGGCCAGGCTCGGGCTCATCGCAGACAGATTGTCCCACTCGGCCCACCATGGGGAGATGTGACCGTCCACAGGAATATGCCACCACTCAAGTTCTACTATGACTTCAAATGTGAGTCATGAGAGTCACTAAATGCCAATCTTACTGGTGATAACATCATAACATTGATAGCCGAGGTGTGGCAATATTATAGTGTTAAATTTTCAATTCTCCCGCAAGTCCCACCCATATAACATTAAGTCCTTCCATTACAAGTGAGTCACCAGAACCTTTTGAAGGAATAACATACAGCCATAAAAGCTAAAAGGGAGAGGCAGGCCCCTGCACtggaagacaaagagagaggccTTGCATAGATCAtctttgaaaaaacaacaagcaagaAAAGAATGGGTTGGCCCAAAATTAGAGCGTGAAGTCCTCCAAGTGTGAACATtaaaaatgtagttttaaaCCAGATGATGATAAACAATCACAGATATAGTAGAGTTTCGCATGGGGTGGTAGCAGTGTCGTTATTAAAAAAGGGTcaaaaagagtaaaaacagGCTATTTCAGGCTTTCAGGCTACTTTAAATGATAATACTGTTGTAAAAAAGGGGAATTGTTTTGCaaatgcatcattttgtttcctAAAACTGAGACACATGAatgttttcactgtgaattGTCATCACTATTTAGGAAAATACAAGGATTATCATTAGCATTATCATTTTCACCATGATCATGCTGCCTTACTCATATGTTTCACTTGATATTCGGTCTTTCAAAAACTGAATGGTAACATTGTGTCACACTAAAAATGTTTGTCTCCTCTGTATATATACAGCCAATATCTCTCTCTACACTATTGTGTGGGGGCCATGTTGGGACCCTGCCTGGACTTTGATTGGTCAGGTGGTTGACTTGCTGACTAAACCCACCGTTGACCCCTCACCTCCCCTTGCCTGGTGGGACAAAAGTCGTCTCCTCCTGCACGGACGCTGGGTTATGGACATTGACCAGGCCAACCTTCATCAGCTAGCtacagaggttaaaaaaaaaaaaaaaaacacacaaaatctaATAAGCTTTCATGACTTAAATGCTTTATGATGTGCATTGTCTCGTATTAACAGAAATGTGATACAAATGAAAAGAATAGTTTTTACTGGATGACAGATAAAGTTGAATCTTGAATTTTTACAGGACCCCTATAACACTACAGAAAACTTACACTGGGAATGGAATAAGCTGAACTTTGACTGGAACCCTGgacagtttgtttttaaaggtgaCATGGATGTTAACGTCAGGACAGCTTCAAAGTAAGTGGAGGTACTTGAGGTTGAGCAATGCTTTAAGAGCTAGTTGTATTTGCAGAGAATTGTCTATTCACCCCTAGTTTCTACTTTTGTCAGGTATGATGATATCTGTTTTCTACACCTGCCCAACCTGTGTATGACCCTTGACCTCCAGTGGCTTTGCCATGGAAACCCCCACGACCATCACGCGATAATGCTCTGTTGTGCAGAGAATGTGGCCGACCTGACTTCAGGACAGCCTCACGACTCTTACAGAGCTTTTCGTTCAGAGAACCTCAACCTGTCTATCACCATGGACCTTAACCAACACTGTGACACCGGTGTGTGCACTCATGgtacatgtttatgtgtatcCGTCATAGGCTTGCATAGTTCAGGGAATTTTCAGTGTTGGAAACTGTCCatgggaattaacgggaatatATGGGCATTAAGCGGAATATATGGGAATaaacaggaactggaagaaTGGAAATTTGTAAAATTGTAGGGAAgttaaatgttgaaaaaaaaaaaacatcttgcagcgTAAACTCGGTTACAACAACCAGAGTTAATGCAAATTCAGCTGAATATATATGGTAGCTTGAATGGGACTTTTTGGTGGGTCACAGggt
This genomic window contains:
- the LOC115369950 gene encoding protein KIAA0100 isoform X1 — translated: MSLMLISFLISLLLGVIVVTVLIFRWLVCTLTVKIFQNALNAELKIRSVGLFSVRGISIQFHPQHTVEIDRIWISSKLLNQDLPRYLALCVGETRVRFDLQEPLRPLVKKSHGKSSGKMSISPTTLRFLSQLLSFHISSINVMVLNLTLTESLWHMTITGINLLLNHQGKRLAWDFSVGQLSSKVLKSSRLDLCLAEVSLSLLLSGDVSLPEMKPGCLSLYTRTLIAELHEGLFLSQLLPPPSPPKSIHSASECETSHFIQTEAVEQFHQLIPQKVNVEFENTNVTLSMHSQKRHLNWTLKSLKVSYGRESEQLPLKSFTPELSFPQSHLELLLEDGLLLSQSRQRILCLNTLKTALQVTSIDISGSFIVNTCIIHYRHQEFSHWLDLFPWEQLIHRKAAHRKRRFPHLDAPVMISSSVSNVSVSVQLGDTTPFALGFISARTELQHLLDIKHGEESLTSQNVHQRACLSLDHFWWRVGQGSHIQQAPHPPGKHVWGEALILDSLSLQASNGSFNRSHVDSSGQSPSLNLESSLKGLQVELSETCALCLSRLVSLISWPRNRSAQLSDAASVSPSSGDVVQPAPTPHLPLLFKLECCLEDVNVFSLSNLAGAVSLRMDTVRVLSSPESSTVSLQGVSLSVVKELTENMEPCCPASQTPNPVLKLTSLAFCHHITSQTLEVQCEEELTVDWTPADHMFLYQHMTEAQACWAVLCGEQEKDSPVTPGDSETDSGHGRTLSLRVEFGCTHLTAHVSEHNYILLLTEAFSLSTHAGSVHLQSPSLVLNFDGNNIFSFKELDVKTHPELTEMQLHRDTFPFLTTPHNRVWVLTCPTLAVEFPYQYNFSNTFDMAISVQKWLKTLHRSPAQSTAAQRLPPDLVFKISQFSFVFLDDIFEIKLRDNYELMKDESKESATRLQLLNKKVADLRKQHGELLPARKIEELYSSLEKKHIEIYIQRSRRLYANTPMRKSLLTWTVSDLELVALADQSLHGPERVRDQLRDIDGISPFPRDGLPLVVQWCRAVKFKLTAFLVRIRDYPRYLFEIRDWELSGRLIGTEQDGQARAHRRQIVPLGPPWGDVTVHRNMPPLKFYYDFKSNISLYTIVWGPCWDPAWTLIGQVVDLLTKPTVDPSPPLAWWDKSRLLLHGRWVMDIDQANLHQLATEDPYNTTENLHWEWNKLNFDWNPGQFVFKGDMDVNVRTASKYDDICFLHLPNLCMTLDLQWLCHGNPHDHHAIMLCCAENVADLTSGQPHDSYRAFRSENLNLSITMDLNQHCDTGVCTHEPCQPRILLYSSTLRWMQNFWATWTSVSRPICRGKLFHSLRPIRKKLGQHYKQMSYTASFPQLQVHYWASFAQQRGIQVECSKGHVFTRGAQRLIPQAGTVMRRLISEWNMTQMVSELSQVTVHLMASTWDETADHQMNAQVKKTHLLSLSSLSYQRQSNRVEEEVNPKDENNASYTHKLRLVDLRASWTTTNRNIAFGLYDGYKKAAVLKRNLSTEALKGLRIDTQLQTKKLKRSPSNYSPTTAPSTPVMPTPTRTEKSQNEGTTMLQKLIEETDKFVVFSEEDSAVSDQLCGIAACQTDDVYNRNWFIELVNCQMMLRGTETAGCVLVSAAKAQLLQCEHHPAWYNNTLKQKTTWTCLLDGMQYFATMEQNPSEHEDRQLWLEVKNIEEHRQRNLDSVLELMESGQAVGGMVSTTTDWNQPAQVNETQQVQRIISRCSCRMYYIGYSHDIDPELATQIKPLELQNNHEKEDLLKKQAGAVDTFTLIHHDLEISTNPVQYAMILDIVNNLLLHVEPKRKEHSEKKQRVRFQLEISSNPEEQRSSILHLQEAVRQHVAQIRRLEKQIYSNIRAQPEELSGDELTEINLRLQNQLNQEKTDMQMKSEELNILIRCFKDFQLQRANKLELRKPPEDVSVVRRTEIYFAQARWCLTEEDGQLGIAELELQGFMYSKLNKSDDTAEHLLELGWFTMNNLLPNAAYKVVLRPQNARQSVRQFALRIFSKVRPPVGGISVKEHFEVNVVPLTIQLMYQFFKRMMGFFFPGRNVEEEEVTDEEDKFRLVTTGIPVKPRQLSEDTMGAMGPSKGVAQGLNRTTGVRRSFRKPPEHPVDDIDKMKERAAMNNSFIYIKIPQVPLCVSYKGEKSSVDWKDLNLVLPCLEYHNNTWTWLDFAMAVKRDSRKALVAQMIKEKLRLKPASGTDLRMKTSEGKSDNSLQQQEEDEKAKLLIGLSTTDKSSTKKSIFSRRK
- the LOC115369950 gene encoding protein KIAA0100 isoform X2; translated protein: MSLMLISFLISLLLGVIVVTVLIFRWLVCTLTVKIFQNALNAELKIRSVGLFSVRGISIQFHPQHTVEIDRIWISSKLLNQDLPRYLALCVGETRVRFDLQEPLRPLVKKSHGKSSGKMSISPTTLRFLSQLLSFHISSINVMVLNLTLTESLWHMTITGINLLLNHQGKRLAWDFSVGQLSSKVLKSSRLDLCLAEVSLSLLLSGDVSLPEMKPGCLSLYTRTLIAELHEGLFLSQLLPPPSPPKSIHSASECETSHFIQTEAVEQFHQLIPQKVNVEFENTNVTLSMHSQKRHLNWTLKSLKVSYGRESEQLPLKSFTPELSFPQSHLELLLEDGLLLSQSRQRILCLNTLKTALQVTSIDISGSFIVNTCIIHYRHQEFSHWLDLFPWEQLIHRKAAHRKRRFPHLDAPVMISSSVSNVSVSVQLGDTTPFALGFISARTELQHLLDIKHGEESLTSQNVHQRACLSLDHFWWRVGQGSHIQQAPHPPGKHVWGEALILDSLSLQGSFNRSHVDSSGQSPSLNLESSLKGLQVELSETCALCLSRLVSLISWPRNRSAQLSDAASVSPSSGDVVQPAPTPHLPLLFKLECCLEDVNVFSLSNLAGAVSLRMDTVRVLSSPESSTVSLQGVSLSVVKELTENMEPCCPASQTPNPVLKLTSLAFCHHITSQTLEVQCEEELTVDWTPADHMFLYQHMTEAQACWAVLCGEQEKDSPVTPGDSETDSGHGRTLSLRVEFGCTHLTAHVSEHNYILLLTEAFSLSTHAGSVHLQSPSLVLNFDGNNIFSFKELDVKTHPELTEMQLHRDTFPFLTTPHNRVWVLTCPTLAVEFPYQYNFSNTFDMAISVQKWLKTLHRSPAQSTAAQRLPPDLVFKISQFSFVFLDDIFEIKLRDNYELMKDESKESATRLQLLNKKVADLRKQHGELLPARKIEELYSSLEKKHIEIYIQRSRRLYANTPMRKSLLTWTVSDLELVALADQSLHGPERVRDQLRDIDGISPFPRDGLPLVVQWCRAVKFKLTAFLVRIRDYPRYLFEIRDWELSGRLIGTEQDGQARAHRRQIVPLGPPWGDVTVHRNMPPLKFYYDFKSNISLYTIVWGPCWDPAWTLIGQVVDLLTKPTVDPSPPLAWWDKSRLLLHGRWVMDIDQANLHQLATEDPYNTTENLHWEWNKLNFDWNPGQFVFKGDMDVNVRTASKYDDICFLHLPNLCMTLDLQWLCHGNPHDHHAIMLCCAENVADLTSGQPHDSYRAFRSENLNLSITMDLNQHCDTGVCTHEPCQPRILLYSSTLRWMQNFWATWTSVSRPICRGKLFHSLRPIRKKLGQHYKQMSYTASFPQLQVHYWASFAQQRGIQVECSKGHVFTRGAQRLIPQAGTVMRRLISEWNMTQMVSELSQVTVHLMASTWDETADHQMNAQVKKTHLLSLSSLSYQRQSNRVEEEVNPKDENNASYTHKLRLVDLRASWTTTNRNIAFGLYDGYKKAAVLKRNLSTEALKGLRIDTQLQTKKLKRSPSNYSPTTAPSTPVMPTPTRTEKSQNEGTTMLQKLIEETDKFVVFSEEDSAVSDQLCGIAACQTDDVYNRNWFIELVNCQMMLRGTETAGCVLVSAAKAQLLQCEHHPAWYNNTLKQKTTWTCLLDGMQYFATMEQNPSEHEDRQLWLEVKNIEEHRQRNLDSVLELMESGQAVGGMVSTTTDWNQPAQVNETQQVQRIISRCSCRMYYIGYSHDIDPELATQIKPLELQNNHEKEDLLKKQAGAVDTFTLIHHDLEISTNPVQYAMILDIVNNLLLHVEPKRKEHSEKKQRVRFQLEISSNPEEQRSSILHLQEAVRQHVAQIRRLEKQIYSNIRAQPEELSGDELTEINLRLQNQLNQEKTDMQMKSEELNILIRCFKDFQLQRANKLELRKPPEDVSVVRRTEIYFAQARWCLTEEDGQLGIAELELQGFMYSKLNKSDDTAEHLLELGWFTMNNLLPNAAYKVVLRPQNARQSVRQFALRIFSKVRPPVGGISVKEHFEVNVVPLTIQLMYQFFKRMMGFFFPGRNVEEEEVTDEEDKFRLVTTGIPVKPRQLSEDTMGAMGPSKGVAQGLNRTTGVRRSFRKPPEHPVDDIDKMKERAAMNNSFIYIKIPQVPLCVSYKGEKSSVDWKDLNLVLPCLEYHNNTWTWLDFAMAVKRDSRKALVAQMIKEKLRLKPASGTDLRMKTSEGKSDNSLQQQEEDEKAKLLIGLSTTDKSSTKKSIFSRRK